One part of the Sphingobium yanoikuyae genome encodes these proteins:
- a CDS encoding anhydro-N-acetylmuramic acid kinase codes for MLAIGLMSGTSRDGIDAALIETDGEGQAEAIIFHAQPYSDDFRERLAAACVWAMAMDAPGEDPLIRAVEMDLTNFHIDAIADMLGRSGHVAEDIGVIGFHGHTVAHRPERRWTWQIGDGAVLAGAFGIPVVADLRSADVQAGGQGAPLMPVYHRALSDGLVKPVGILNLGGVANITAIGSDGSLVAFDTGMASGLIDNWMQAHGDAAYDAGGATAARGQVDEARLAAMMADPWFAAPPPKSIDREAFTIAPVEGLSLADGAATLTAFSAQAVARGMDHLPERPARIYVAGGGRHNATLMAMLATRTGADVRSVDELGWDGDALEAQGFAYMAVRHLNGLPISFPGTTGAPEPMTGGVLFQP; via the coding sequence ATGTTGGCAATCGGTCTGATGTCCGGCACCTCGCGCGACGGGATCGACGCCGCGCTGATCGAGACGGATGGCGAGGGGCAGGCCGAGGCAATCATTTTCCACGCCCAGCCCTACAGCGATGATTTTCGCGAACGGCTGGCCGCCGCCTGCGTGTGGGCGATGGCGATGGACGCGCCGGGCGAGGATCCGCTGATCCGCGCGGTGGAGATGGACCTCACGAATTTCCATATCGATGCGATCGCCGACATGCTGGGCCGCAGCGGCCATGTGGCGGAGGATATCGGGGTGATTGGCTTTCATGGCCATACCGTTGCCCACCGGCCCGAGCGGCGCTGGACCTGGCAGATTGGTGACGGCGCAGTGCTGGCCGGCGCGTTCGGCATTCCCGTGGTCGCCGATCTGCGCAGCGCCGATGTGCAGGCGGGCGGGCAGGGGGCGCCGCTGATGCCGGTCTATCATCGGGCATTGTCCGACGGGCTGGTCAAGCCGGTCGGCATCCTCAACCTGGGCGGGGTGGCAAACATCACCGCGATCGGATCGGACGGTAGCCTGGTCGCCTTCGACACCGGCATGGCGAGCGGCCTGATCGACAACTGGATGCAGGCGCATGGCGACGCCGCCTATGATGCGGGCGGCGCGACCGCCGCGCGGGGCCAGGTGGACGAGGCGCGGCTGGCGGCGATGATGGCCGATCCCTGGTTCGCGGCGCCGCCGCCCAAGAGCATCGACCGCGAAGCCTTCACTATCGCGCCGGTCGAGGGATTGTCGCTGGCGGACGGGGCGGCGACGCTGACCGCCTTTTCCGCGCAGGCGGTGGCACGGGGAATGGATCATCTGCCCGAACGGCCGGCGCGCATCTATGTGGCGGGCGGCGGCCGCCATAATGCGACGCTGATGGCGATGCTGGCGACGCGCACCGGCGCCGATGTCCGCTCGGTCGACGAACTGGGCTGGGATGGCGACGCGCTGGAGGCGCAGGGCTTTGCCTATATGGCGGTGCGGCACCTCAACGGCCTGCCGATCAGCTTTCCCGGCACCACCGGCGCACCCGAGCCGATGACCGGCGGCGTGCTGTTCCAGCCCTGA